The following is a genomic window from Hymenobacter chitinivorans DSM 11115.
GTGGGCGAAGCGTATGTGCTTACTGCCCAGCGCGTAGAAGCCGACGTGTACGCCGACTATGGCCGTGACCACACCGAAGATTTGCATTTTGCCCCGGACGTGGTACTTCGTCCCGGCAACGTTGAGGAAATTAGTAAAATTGTGCGGCTCTGCCACGAGCACCACGTGCCCGTCACGGCCCGGGGCGCGGGCACGGGCCTGAGTGGCGGGGCCCTGCCCGTGCACCACGGCGTGGTGCTGAGCACCGAGCGGCTCAACCGCATTATTCAGATTGATGAGCGCAACCTGCAGGCTACCGTCGAGCCGGGCGTCATCAACGAGGCGTTCCAGGTGGCGGTAAAGGAAGTCGGCCTGTTTTACCCGCCCGACCCGGCCAGCAAGGGTAGCTGCTCACTGGGCGGCAACCTGGCCCACAGCAGCGGCGGCCCCAAAGCCGTGAAGTACGGCACCACCCGCGACTACGTCCTGAACCTAGAAGTGGTGCTGCCTACCGGCGACGTTATCTGGACGGCGGCCAATACGCTCAAGAACTCAACCGGCTACAATCTCACCCAGCTCATGGTGGGCTCGGAAGGCACGCTGGGTATCATCACCAAGGTTGTGTTTCGGCTGCTGCCTTACCCGCAACACAATATTCTGATGCTGGTGCCTTTCCGGCGGGAAGAGCAGGCCGCCGAAGCCGTGTCGGCCGTGTTCCGGGCCGGCGTAATTCCTTCGGGCATGGAATTTATGGAGCGCGAGGCCATAGCCTGGTCGTCGGACTATCTGAAAATCCCGCTCACCTTACCCGAAGACATCAAGGCCCACCTGCTCATCGAGCTCGACGGGCAGGATATGGACCAGCTTTATAAGGAAGCTGAGCAGGTATACGGGGTGCTGGAGCGCTACGACGTGGGCGAAATACTGCTGGCCGACAATGCTACGCAGAAGGACGAGCTCTGGAAAATCCGGCGCAACATTGGCAATTCGGTGCGCTACAACTCCGTGTATAAGGAGGAAGACACCGTGGTGCCCCGGGCTGAGCTGCCCACGCTGCTGCGGGGCGTGAAGGAAATTGGGGCCCGCTACGGGTTCAAGAGCGTGTGCTACGGCCACGCCGGCGACGGGAACCTACACGTGAACATCATCCGCGGCAACCTGACCGACGAGCAGTGGAACGTGGGCCTGCGCCAGCCGATTACCGAGATTTTCGAGCTTTGCGTCAAGCTCGGCGGCACTATCAGCGGGGAGCATGGCATTGGGCTGGTGCAGAAAGGCTACATCGGCATTGCCCTGCAGGAAACCAACCTGGAGCTGATGCGCGGCATCAAGAAGGTATTTGACCCGCACGGTATTCTGAACCCGGGCAAAATCTTCTAGCCTGATCCACGGATTCGACGGGTTTCTCGCACTAGCCGGATTTGGGGGCTGGTACTTCAATATAAAAAGGCCACCCAAGCGGGTGGCCTTTTTGGTTGGCTTTGTCTTTCGTTTGGATTCTGAATAAGCCGAATAAGCCAAATGAGCCAAATGAGCCGAACGGTGCAAAACGGCCGTGTCGGCCACAAAATCCGAGAGATTCGTCGAACCCGTGGTTACGACTGGTCGCCTTTGAGTTTGTCTTCGCCGCCGTAGGGAGCTCCGGCGGTAATGTCGCCGCGCAGGCCGCCCTGCGACACGCCGGGCTGGGTGCTGGGCTGCTGGGAAGTAGTGGAGTTGTCGTCGGATTCTACCTCGGGGCCGGAGGCCGCATCGGCGCCGCCTACCATGGAAGCGGTGCTGGGCTGGCCGTTGCCGGTAATAATGGTAGGCTGCTCCCCAACGGGGCCGGCCAACGCATTTACTTTCTCTACGTATTGGCGCTTGGCATCGTCCTCGCTGACGCCTTTAAACTTGCTCCAGGAGTCCCACTGCGCCTGCGACATGCCTGCGTAGCCGCTCGGGTTATCGGGCGAGTCGTCGCCGACTACTTCACCTTTGGTATCATGGTCGCCCTCGGTAGCCTGCTTGTAGAGTCCGTAGAGCTCGGTCATATGAGCGGCAGCTTTGTCGCCCGGCAGGCCGTCTACGCGCGCTACTGCGGCTTCAAACTGCTGTTGTAAATCCATTTGCTGCTGAAGATCCATTGGTCAGGAATAGCTAAAGGGTGGAAGAGTTAGATGAGTTTACTAGCATGGCACGGCTTTGGTTGCGGGGGCGCACTGCTAAGTTTTTCAGAAAGTAAGTGCGCAGAGTTCGTACTTTTGCCCGCCAATTATGTGTGGAATCACCGGAGTATTCGCTTTTACCGACGCAGGACGCCGCTCGCTGTCCGCGTTGCATGCCTCAACCGACGCTATTGTTAGCCGCGGGCCTGATTCTCAGGGGCATTTTGTGTACGACCGTTGTGGTCTGGGCTTTCGTCGCCTGGCCATTCTCGACCTCACGGCCGACGGCAACCAGCCGATGTCCGACGAGTCGGGCCGCTACACGATTGTCTTCAACGGGGAGATTTTTAACTTCAAGGAGCTACGCCAAAAGCTCATCAAGAAGGGCCACAAGTTTCACTCCCAGACCGATACCGAGGTAATTTTGAACCTGTATATCTCGGAAGGCCGGGGCTTTCTGAAAAAGCTTAACGGCTTTTTTGGCTTGGCCATCTACGACAAGGAGGAAGATTCGCTCTTCATTGCCCGCGACCGGATGGGGGAGAAGCCCCTGCTCGTGTACCGCGACGAAGACAAAATGTTCTTTGCCTCGGAGATGAAGTCGCTGCTGGCCCTGGGCGTACCGCGCAAGCTCGATTACGTAGCCCTGAGCCATTATTTGC
Proteins encoded in this region:
- a CDS encoding FAD-binding oxidoreductase; amino-acid sequence: MNFQPLTPDLVAAFEQIVGEAYVLTAQRVEADVYADYGRDHTEDLHFAPDVVLRPGNVEEISKIVRLCHEHHVPVTARGAGTGLSGGALPVHHGVVLSTERLNRIIQIDERNLQATVEPGVINEAFQVAVKEVGLFYPPDPASKGSCSLGGNLAHSSGGPKAVKYGTTRDYVLNLEVVLPTGDVIWTAANTLKNSTGYNLTQLMVGSEGTLGIITKVVFRLLPYPQHNILMLVPFRREEQAAEAVSAVFRAGVIPSGMEFMEREAIAWSSDYLKIPLTLPEDIKAHLLIELDGQDMDQLYKEAEQVYGVLERYDVGEILLADNATQKDELWKIRRNIGNSVRYNSVYKEEDTVVPRAELPTLLRGVKEIGARYGFKSVCYGHAGDGNLHVNIIRGNLTDEQWNVGLRQPITEIFELCVKLGGTISGEHGIGLVQKGYIGIALQETNLELMRGIKKVFDPHGILNPGKIF
- a CDS encoding acyl-CoA-binding protein; the encoded protein is MDLQQQMDLQQQFEAAVARVDGLPGDKAAAHMTELYGLYKQATEGDHDTKGEVVGDDSPDNPSGYAGMSQAQWDSWSKFKGVSEDDAKRQYVEKVNALAGPVGEQPTIITGNGQPSTASMVGGADAASGPEVESDDNSTTSQQPSTQPGVSQGGLRGDITAGAPYGGEDKLKGDQS